A genomic window from Flavobacterium johnsoniae includes:
- a CDS encoding DUF6642 family protein, with translation MDNEKFIFCLEGVRDIDDHNPTHVVKCLEELAIDQGISSIHKTCDTIEGLEESLNILLYEDHNFKDYEIIYLAMPGQQNNICLHDYYYSLEEIAELFEGKMKGKIIHFANLKVLDLNEEEAQYFLDITGARAISGYGSTYNKIASCSTIDKAFFSLYQENDNLFEVVEDLYAKHYNLCKLLDFRLYY, from the coding sequence ATGGATAATGAAAAATTTATTTTCTGCCTTGAAGGCGTTCGAGATATAGACGATCATAACCCAACTCATGTGGTTAAATGTCTGGAAGAATTGGCAATTGACCAAGGTATTTCTAGCATTCATAAAACGTGCGATACTATTGAAGGTTTAGAAGAAAGTTTAAATATTTTGCTTTATGAAGATCATAATTTTAAAGATTATGAAATCATTTATTTAGCTATGCCTGGACAGCAAAATAATATTTGTCTTCATGATTATTATTACAGCCTAGAAGAAATTGCCGAACTATTTGAAGGTAAAATGAAAGGTAAAATCATTCATTTTGCTAATCTTAAAGTTTTAGATTTGAATGAAGAAGAGGCACAATATTTCTTAGATATTACCGGAGCCAGAGCGATTTCTGGTTATGGTTCGACTTATAATAAAATTGCCAGTTGCAGTACAATTGACAAAGCATTTTTTAGTTTGTATCAGGAAAATGACAATCTTTTTGAGGTTGTCGAAGATCTGTATGCCAAACATTATAATTTATGCAAATTGCTCGATTTTAGATTATATTATTAA
- a CDS encoding AraC family transcriptional regulator → MKSKSAEKIKTYEAKGFREKFLGEDNPIHLLFKSNSDHFFCLEIEAVMHMQHPVPPSKHSCHTLIFISSGQHVMKMGDQEYITTDNQMIMVPAGQIFSLDNVNNIHNGYICQFHPDVLIRKYGSRELLNDFDFLKISGNPKIELAPEDIGAITNILERLKKEYSETAFTDLNIVQSYLITLFYEMNKNAVKTSKSISAAEVITGKFKELIHDQIKAQHQVNYYSSLLNITPNHLNKCVKTVTGKTAVKWIDDSILLEAKYLLYQTTLSVGEIATQVGFEDQSYFSRFFKKAEGISPIRYRKLIDKS, encoded by the coding sequence ATGAAATCAAAGTCAGCTGAAAAAATAAAAACGTATGAAGCAAAAGGTTTCCGAGAAAAATTTCTGGGAGAAGACAATCCTATTCATTTACTTTTCAAATCCAATTCGGATCATTTTTTCTGTCTTGAAATCGAAGCGGTTATGCATATGCAACATCCAGTTCCGCCTTCTAAACATTCTTGCCATACCTTAATTTTTATTTCTTCTGGTCAGCACGTTATGAAAATGGGCGATCAGGAATATATTACGACCGATAATCAAATGATTATGGTTCCTGCTGGTCAGATTTTCTCACTTGATAATGTAAATAATATTCATAACGGTTATATCTGTCAGTTTCATCCCGACGTTTTAATTAGAAAATATGGAAGTCGCGAACTTCTGAATGATTTTGATTTTTTGAAAATTTCTGGAAATCCAAAAATCGAATTGGCTCCAGAAGATATTGGCGCTATTACGAATATTTTGGAACGATTGAAAAAGGAATATTCTGAAACTGCCTTTACGGATTTAAATATTGTACAATCGTACCTGATTACGCTGTTTTACGAAATGAATAAAAATGCTGTAAAAACTTCTAAAAGTATTTCGGCGGCAGAAGTAATTACTGGAAAATTTAAAGAACTTATTCACGATCAAATCAAAGCCCAGCATCAAGTAAATTATTATTCTTCTTTATTAAACATCACTCCCAACCATTTAAACAAATGTGTAAAGACTGTTACAGGAAAAACTGCCGTAAAATGGATTGATGACAGCATATTATTAGAAGCCAAATATTTACTGTATCAAACCACGCTTTCTGTTGGCGAAATAGCCACGCAAGTAGGCTTTGAAGATCAATCTTACTTTAGTCGTTTTTTTAAAAAAGCAGAAGGAATTTCGCCTATTCGATATCGGAAATTGATTGATAAGTCCTAA